The window GGATGCTCTCTGGTGTAGCTGTAAAAACATGCCAAATCCACATGTCTCCTGTGGGGAAAAAGGttatgtcgtgccctcttcacgactgtcttggtgtgctttgtcaatgttagtttgttggggatgtggatgccaaggaacttgaagctcttaacctgctccGCTATagctccgtcgatgagaatgggggcgtgctcggtccttctTTTTCTGTATTCCACagtcatctcttttgtcttgatcacgttgagggagaggttgttctcCTTGAACCACACggtcagttctctgacctccctataggctgtctcatcgttgtcggtgatcaggcctaccactgttgtgtcgtcagcaaacttaatgatggtgttggagttgtgcctggccatgcagtcatgagtgaacatggagtacaggagggaactgagcacgcacccctgaggcgCCCCCCGTGTCGAGGATCAGCGTGGCTGATGGGTTGTTACCTACACTTCCAcccgggggcggcccgtcagaaagtccaggattaggccctaatctatggatttcacatgactgggcagtggtgcagccatgggtgggccttggagggcataggcccacccacttgctaggcaggtccacccactggtgacccaggcccagccaattagaattagtttttccccacaaaatggctttattaaagacagaaatactcctcagattttaaagtagccttttattgtccccagcacaaggcctTTGAaaaatttctgggattttttatttcagctcatgaaacatggcaccaacactttacatgttgcgtttatatttttgttcagtgttgtaAGGCCTACATACTGTAGATTAGTGCTTCAACCCTGTTGctggagagctatcctcctgtagtaggttttcaatccaaccACAGGTGTAACTAACCCGATTCAGCTAATCAACCAGCTAGTTATTAGAATCAGGTTTGCTAGATTATGGTTGGaacaaaaacctacaggacggcagctctccaggaacagggttggagagaccgGTTGTAGATGTCCACATGTCCACATAGACTGcttgtctctccctgcctctcaggTCCCGTGCTTCATGATGGAGCAGTGCACTGCCTCAACAGGCTGCCCTTTCTTCTCCAGCTACGGAGTTTTCTTGCAGGTGAGACCCTAAAGTAGTTTCAAAAGAAAAATACCTATGAAACACACaagacaaatcttttcagtctcctgaaaaAAAGATATGTAACAGATCATTGCTGTTTGACTGACAGACATTGATTGCGGGCTGGGATGAGCTGGAGTGTCACCGGGTCTTCAACTTCCTGTGCGACTTCACAAACCTTCCCCGGAAGATCGAGTTGGTCGTCACTGGAAAGCCAGGTGGGTGTCTGTCCCTaattcagagagagagggtgtgaggaggaaagagagacagtaATGTTTCCCCTCTGTGTCTAGGAGCATGTCAGCGGTTGGAGCTGCAGATCCGTGCGTTCTGTCGTCAGGTTCTGTTGGAGCCGTGGAGCAGCCGAAGAGACACTCTGTTCTGGCTCACCAGGATCCTCCAGTCCTGGCCCATGGTCTCACAGGCCAGGCTACTGTTCATACTCTATGGACCACGGCTGCCTGACGGTTAGTATGCAGTgagtttgtgcatgtgtgtacatCCTCCAACCCTGGCCCATggtagagagtgtgagtgtgagtgtgtgtgtgtgtgtgtattaacagtctgtattTTTTCCAGGTTCTCTGGGCTGGCAGGAGCAGCTGGGTGCAGGAGTAGCCCAGTGTTCTCTGTGGGACTTGGCCAAAGCTGTGATCCTGCTCCACAGTGACCTGGAGGCTAGAGACTGGGCCACTGACACCGTACTGGCCATACTGGAGGAactcacaggtacacacactttAACCTTTTACTGTAGTGGGCTAAATCACGGTCACACGGAGTGATTCTTGGTAGCCTTTGAAACAAAGTATTTACCTCACGCACATGGGCTtacaaaaaagaagacacctgtaccatgtcagatatagagctGAGTTTGCATccaaatattacactttatatacatcacagtagactgaaatataacaaaactgtttgacatagaaacactggattttcattgtttaaaaaataatcttTGTTAATTATGAAATAAATAATCTTTATGTATTATGAAATAAATAatctttattaattatgaaattatgaaaaatattaataacattctaCCCGTGAGGCGAAAGAAGGCACTTTTCGTCGTTGACTGCACGAAAGGGATACCAtatcttaacacacacacacacacacacctttattcAGATGCACACAGCGTCTTCGTTGTGCTCATCACATCTCTCTGGTCTCCCCAGTGCTCCCCCAGGCGTGGCATGTAGAGAGCGTGGCCAGGCTGTTGATCCTGTGTGGGAACAGTCTGTGTTACAGTATTCTGGCTAGCAAGGCTCTCAACGGACGCCTCTTTGAGATCTCACGACTCCTCGTCTACCTCATACTGGTCAgtacacatctgtgtgtgtgagaaggatggctattcaaatcaaatcaaatatacacatatttaccagatgttattgcaggtgtagcgaaatgcttgtgtgtgttatagttATGTTTCATATGTGTGTATTGTAGGTGTGTGAGAAGGACGGCTACTGTATGAACTGGTCGGTGAGGATGGTGCAGCAGGTGTGCCAGGTGTTCTTGTCGCCGTCAGACAGGTGGTCATTCATCCAGAgcgttgagaacatgttctcagagGTTACCATGGAGATGTACGAGGTTGTCATGGCAGGTGAGGACATGGCAGGGCAGGTGGTTCACTATGTTTGGTCCCAGATAGCCAAATGGTCTTTGTCTGTACTGTCAgtaatctccctctctttcaggtAACCGTCATGAGGACATGGAAACCTTCCAGAGCCTCCTGAATGCCAGCGCTCACTTCCACACTGAGATAGTCTACATGTTCCTCAAGAAGGCTTGAGGACAGAGAAAGGAAAGTCAGGGGCAGAAGAGATAAAGGGGTGAGGGGATAAGAGATAGAAGAAAAGGAGAGAGTAGGGACACTGTCAGGGAAATGATGATCTGAAGGTTTGTGTTTGAGCAGATAGAGGGATATAAAAGGAGTGAAGGTAGCCCAAGACGATAGGGAAAATGAAGGGTTTCTTCTCCCTTTGTCAACAGTATTCACATCATTACACTTTTATACTTTTGTTA of the Oncorhynchus clarkii lewisi isolate Uvic-CL-2024 chromosome 3, UVic_Ocla_1.0, whole genome shotgun sequence genome contains:
- the LOC139406098 gene encoding F-box only protein 47-like yields the protein MATVTRKFTMTQKFHRRRSRRQPYPVRTITTRSQGMASGCFFERLPAEVFDMVLDRLSVLEISVFSMVSKAISRYIVNHISTQTWRNRMILQKLRHCSSPSSPPPKEDPATLGHYKALGLLFKRCTLLLPTKDRLKFIYSKFSQVPCFMMEQCTASTGCPFFSSYGVFLQTLIAGWDELECHRVFNFLCDFTNLPRKIELVVTGKPGACQRLELQIRAFCRQVLLEPWSSRRDTLFWLTRILQSWPMVSQARLLFILYGPRLPDGSLGWQEQLGAGVAQCSLWDLAKAVILLHSDLEARDWATDTVLAILEELTVLPQAWHVESVARLLILCGNSLCYSILASKALNGRLFEISRLLVYLILVCEKDGYCMNWSVRMVQQVCQVFLSPSDRWSFIQSVENMFSEVTMEMYEVVMAGNRHEDMETFQSLLNASAHFHTEIVYMFLKKA